Proteins encoded within one genomic window of Procambarus clarkii isolate CNS0578487 chromosome 31, FALCON_Pclarkii_2.0, whole genome shotgun sequence:
- the LOC123758637 gene encoding uncharacterized protein isoform X1 yields MAKYGFTMAGIMERVFPVGSSLRAMDELRSRKFSPVPTSCIIGPPCSMKTALLMQAAVTEGAGGGQVLFVAPKRLDSLPPSVHGMPRASTSTMNNIKFLYANHTSELQGYLASLHMIPAKDRPTLIIIDDLHYYTTPQDYGSVCTIDTATQMANAARLLSLAQESAEYCNTSRTSGRDSSSQHSTSCQCSVLVSWTHHNSNTLKLNELEASAKDFCHDVWIMQLNKEKHKGSAEYLLVEQSGPSCTISFSARNSPPSQHLLLHQVTLEVEKTEDLLENTQTKDQKSHEK; encoded by the exons ATGGCGAAATACgga TTTACAATGGCTGGGATAATGGAGCGAGTGTTCCCAGTGGGGTCCAGCCTTAGGGCAATGGACGAACTACGCAGCAGAAAGTTTTCTCCGGTTCCAACGAGTTGCATCATAGGACCTCCTTGCTCCATGAAGACTGCATTGCTTATGCAA GCAGCAGTGACAGAAGGGGCCGGAGGGGGACAGGTGCTGTTCGTAGCACCCAAACGACTTGACAGTCTTCCTCCCAGTGTCCATGGTATGCCCCGTGCTTCAACATCTACTATGAATAACATAAAGTTCCT GTATGCAAATCACACATCCGAGCTTCAAGGATATCTTGCATCTCTCCACATGATCCCTGCTAAAGACAGACCCACACTTATTATCATCGATGATCTTCattactacaccacaccccaAGATTATGGGTCTGTTTGTACAAT AGATACAGCAACACAGATGGCCAACGCTGCAAGGCTCCTCTCTCTGGCTCAGGAGTCTGCAGAGTATTGCAACACCTCTCGTACCAGTGGCAGAGACAGCAGCTCAC AGCATAGTACATCCTGTCAGTGTAGTGTTCTTGTCTCTTGGACGCACCACAACTCTAACACCTTGAAGCTCAACGAGTTGGAAGCATCTGCCAAAGATTTTTGTCACGATGTTTGGATTATGCAATTAAATAAG GAAAAGCACAAGGGTTCAGCAGAATATCTTTTAGTAGAACAATCAGGACCCAGCTGCACTATATCATTTTCAGCTCgtaactctccaccatcacaacacctccTCCTGCACCAAGTCACTCTGGAAGTTGAAAAAACAGAAGATTTGCTGGAAAATACACAAACCAAAGACCAAAAATCACACGAAAAATGA
- the LOC123758637 gene encoding uncharacterized protein isoform X2, which produces MAKYGFTMAGIMERVFPVGSSLRAMDELRSRKFSPVPTSCIIGPPCSMKTALLMQAAVTEGAGGGQVLFVAPKRLDSLPPSVHGMPRASTSTMNNIKFLYANHTSELQGYLASLHMIPAKDRPTLIIIDDLHYYTTPQDYGDTATQMANAARLLSLAQESAEYCNTSRTSGRDSSSQHSTSCQCSVLVSWTHHNSNTLKLNELEASAKDFCHDVWIMQLNKEKHKGSAEYLLVEQSGPSCTISFSARNSPPSQHLLLHQVTLEVEKTEDLLENTQTKDQKSHEK; this is translated from the exons ATGGCGAAATACgga TTTACAATGGCTGGGATAATGGAGCGAGTGTTCCCAGTGGGGTCCAGCCTTAGGGCAATGGACGAACTACGCAGCAGAAAGTTTTCTCCGGTTCCAACGAGTTGCATCATAGGACCTCCTTGCTCCATGAAGACTGCATTGCTTATGCAA GCAGCAGTGACAGAAGGGGCCGGAGGGGGACAGGTGCTGTTCGTAGCACCCAAACGACTTGACAGTCTTCCTCCCAGTGTCCATGGTATGCCCCGTGCTTCAACATCTACTATGAATAACATAAAGTTCCT GTATGCAAATCACACATCCGAGCTTCAAGGATATCTTGCATCTCTCCACATGATCCCTGCTAAAGACAGACCCACACTTATTATCATCGATGATCTTCattactacaccacaccccaAGATTATGG AGATACAGCAACACAGATGGCCAACGCTGCAAGGCTCCTCTCTCTGGCTCAGGAGTCTGCAGAGTATTGCAACACCTCTCGTACCAGTGGCAGAGACAGCAGCTCAC AGCATAGTACATCCTGTCAGTGTAGTGTTCTTGTCTCTTGGACGCACCACAACTCTAACACCTTGAAGCTCAACGAGTTGGAAGCATCTGCCAAAGATTTTTGTCACGATGTTTGGATTATGCAATTAAATAAG GAAAAGCACAAGGGTTCAGCAGAATATCTTTTAGTAGAACAATCAGGACCCAGCTGCACTATATCATTTTCAGCTCgtaactctccaccatcacaacacctccTCCTGCACCAAGTCACTCTGGAAGTTGAAAAAACAGAAGATTTGCTGGAAAATACACAAACCAAAGACCAAAAATCACACGAAAAATGA
- the LOC123758637 gene encoding uncharacterized protein isoform X3, which translates to MAGIMERVFPVGSSLRAMDELRSRKFSPVPTSCIIGPPCSMKTALLMQAAVTEGAGGGQVLFVAPKRLDSLPPSVHGMPRASTSTMNNIKFLYANHTSELQGYLASLHMIPAKDRPTLIIIDDLHYYTTPQDYGSVCTIDTATQMANAARLLSLAQESAEYCNTSRTSGRDSSSQHSTSCQCSVLVSWTHHNSNTLKLNELEASAKDFCHDVWIMQLNKEKHKGSAEYLLVEQSGPSCTISFSARNSPPSQHLLLHQVTLEVEKTEDLLENTQTKDQKSHEK; encoded by the exons ATGGCTGGGATAATGGAGCGAGTGTTCCCAGTGGGGTCCAGCCTTAGGGCAATGGACGAACTACGCAGCAGAAAGTTTTCTCCGGTTCCAACGAGTTGCATCATAGGACCTCCTTGCTCCATGAAGACTGCATTGCTTATGCAA GCAGCAGTGACAGAAGGGGCCGGAGGGGGACAGGTGCTGTTCGTAGCACCCAAACGACTTGACAGTCTTCCTCCCAGTGTCCATGGTATGCCCCGTGCTTCAACATCTACTATGAATAACATAAAGTTCCT GTATGCAAATCACACATCCGAGCTTCAAGGATATCTTGCATCTCTCCACATGATCCCTGCTAAAGACAGACCCACACTTATTATCATCGATGATCTTCattactacaccacaccccaAGATTATGGGTCTGTTTGTACAAT AGATACAGCAACACAGATGGCCAACGCTGCAAGGCTCCTCTCTCTGGCTCAGGAGTCTGCAGAGTATTGCAACACCTCTCGTACCAGTGGCAGAGACAGCAGCTCAC AGCATAGTACATCCTGTCAGTGTAGTGTTCTTGTCTCTTGGACGCACCACAACTCTAACACCTTGAAGCTCAACGAGTTGGAAGCATCTGCCAAAGATTTTTGTCACGATGTTTGGATTATGCAATTAAATAAG GAAAAGCACAAGGGTTCAGCAGAATATCTTTTAGTAGAACAATCAGGACCCAGCTGCACTATATCATTTTCAGCTCgtaactctccaccatcacaacacctccTCCTGCACCAAGTCACTCTGGAAGTTGAAAAAACAGAAGATTTGCTGGAAAATACACAAACCAAAGACCAAAAATCACACGAAAAATGA